From Eleftheria terrae, the proteins below share one genomic window:
- a CDS encoding CYTH and CHAD domain-containing protein, whose protein sequence is MHELELKFQVPPEARDRVEAAVHRGGCASTRLQARYFDTEDGRLARAGLSLRLRREGRLWVQTLKADGDSPVRRLEHEVEVHPAARGEPPAIDPALHAGTPAGERLKAALQPDPPGPRAEPPMLLPRYSTDITRQTRELRVPGGGRVQLAFDEGRLQAGGRTLPVCELELELLQGPVAALMKVGRRWALQHGLWLSVVSKGQRGERLARGKDLGPVLKARPPRLPHPASGDAELRAVVAACLEQILGNASEVGQDRYNEDHVHQLRVGIRRLRSALRELGSLSAEVRPDWEAPLVKAFQALGDYRDRDTVLRSVRPQLQEAGAPLVELPPAATAADPAQAVREAGFQAALLGLIEFSLAEPAGGEAPHASRTTRREAAARLRRLHRQVVRDGRRFTRLDVPAQHRVRKRLKRLRYLAEFVAPLFGERAVAAYLDRLRPAQDALGLHNDDAVALEHYRAAAASEPAAWFAVGWLTAHREVSARLCRKALRKVADAPRFWKS, encoded by the coding sequence GAAGCCCGCGACCGGGTCGAAGCCGCCGTGCACCGGGGTGGCTGCGCCAGCACCCGGCTGCAGGCCCGGTACTTCGACACCGAGGACGGCCGGCTGGCCCGCGCCGGACTCTCGCTGCGGCTGCGCCGGGAAGGCCGGCTCTGGGTACAGACGCTGAAGGCCGACGGCGACAGCCCGGTGCGCCGGCTGGAGCACGAGGTGGAAGTGCACCCCGCCGCGCGCGGCGAGCCGCCCGCCATCGATCCGGCCCTGCATGCCGGCACACCAGCCGGCGAGCGCCTGAAAGCCGCACTGCAGCCCGACCCGCCGGGCCCGCGGGCAGAACCGCCGATGCTGCTGCCCCGCTACAGCACCGACATCACCCGCCAGACCCGCGAGCTGCGGGTGCCCGGGGGCGGCCGGGTGCAACTGGCCTTCGATGAGGGCCGCCTGCAGGCCGGCGGACGCACCCTGCCGGTGTGCGAGCTGGAACTGGAGCTGCTGCAAGGCCCGGTGGCGGCGCTGATGAAGGTCGGCCGGCGCTGGGCGCTGCAGCACGGGCTGTGGCTGAGCGTGGTGTCCAAGGGCCAGCGCGGCGAGCGCTTGGCGCGCGGCAAAGACCTGGGGCCGGTGCTGAAGGCGCGCCCGCCGCGCCTGCCGCATCCGGCCTCCGGCGACGCCGAGCTGCGCGCGGTGGTGGCGGCCTGTCTGGAGCAGATCCTCGGCAATGCCAGCGAGGTCGGCCAGGACCGCTACAACGAGGACCATGTGCACCAGCTGCGCGTCGGCATTCGCCGGCTGCGCAGCGCGCTGCGCGAGTTGGGCTCGCTGTCGGCGGAGGTGCGGCCGGACTGGGAAGCGCCGCTGGTGAAGGCCTTCCAGGCACTGGGCGACTACCGCGACCGCGACACGGTGCTGCGCTCGGTGCGGCCGCAACTGCAGGAGGCCGGGGCACCGCTGGTGGAGCTGCCCCCGGCCGCGACGGCGGCCGACCCGGCACAGGCGGTCCGCGAGGCCGGCTTCCAGGCGGCGCTGCTCGGGCTCATCGAATTCAGCCTGGCCGAGCCCGCGGGCGGCGAGGCGCCGCATGCCAGCCGCACCACGCGGCGCGAGGCGGCGGCGCGCCTGCGGCGGCTGCACCGCCAGGTGGTGCGCGACGGCCGGCGTTTCACGCGGCTCGACGTGCCGGCCCAGCACCGCGTGCGCAAGCGCCTGAAGCGGCTGCGCTATCTGGCGGAGTTCGTGGCCCCGCTGTTCGGCGAACGGGCGGTTGCCGCCTACCTCGACCGGTTGCGCCCCGCGCAGGACGCGCTCGGCCTGCACAACGACGATGCGGTGGCGCTGGAGCACTATCGTGCCGCCGCGGCATCGGAGCCCGCCGCCTGGTTCGCCGTCGGCTGGCTCACCGCCCACCGCGAGGTGAGTGCGCGGCTGTGCCGCAAGGCGCTGCGCAAGGTGGCCGACGCGCCGCGCTTCTGGAAATCCTGA